A window of Lepus europaeus isolate LE1 chromosome 11, mLepTim1.pri, whole genome shotgun sequence contains these coding sequences:
- the TM9SF1 gene encoding transmembrane 9 superfamily member 1, with protein MTVLGYPRRWSCQWLPFLILLLGTGHGPGVHGVTHYKAGDPVILYVNKVGPYHNPQETYHYYQLPVCCPEKIRHKSLSLGEVLDGDRMAESLYEIRFRENVEKRVLCHMQLSSAQVEQLRQAIEELYYFEFVVDDLPIRGFVGYMEESGFLPHSHKIGLWTHLDFHLEFHGDRIIFANVSVRDVKPHSLDGLRSDELLGLTHTYSVRWSETAVEHRSDRRRGDDGGFFPRTLEIHWLSIINSMVLVFLLVGFVAVILMRVLRNDLARYNLDEESTSGGSGDDFDQSDNGWKIIHTDVFRFPPYRGLLCAVLGVGAQFLALGTGIIVMALLGMFNVHRHGAINSAAILLYALTCCISGYVSSHFYRQIGGERWVWNIILTTSLFSVPFFLTWSVVNSVHWANGSTQALPATTILLLLTVWLLVGFPLTVIGGIFGKNNANSFDAPCRTKNIAREIPPQPWYKSTLIHMTVGGFLPFSAISVELYYIFATVWGREQYTLYGILFFVFAILLSVGACISIALTYFQLSGEDYRWWWRSVLSVGSTGLFIFLYSVFYYARRSNMSGAVQTVEFFGYSLLTGYVFFLMLGTISFFSSLKFIRYIYVNLKMD; from the exons ATGACAGTCCTAGGGTACCCTCGACGTTGGAGCTGCCAGTGGTTGCCATTCCTGATCCTGCTGCTGGGTACGGGCCACGGGCCAGGAGTGCATGGCGTGACACACTACAAAGCCGGCGACCCTGTCATTCTGTATGTCAACAAAGTGGGACCCTACCATAACCCTCAGGAAACTTATCACTACTATCAGCTCCCCGTCTGCTGCCCTGAGAAGATTCGTCACAAAAGCCTTAGCCTGGGTGAAGTGCTGGACGGGGACCGCATGGCCGAGTCTTTGTATGAGATCCGCTTTCGGGAGAACGTGGAGAAGCGAGTCCTGTGTCACATGCAGCTCAGCTCTGCACAG GTGGAGCAGCTGCGCCAGGCCATTGAGGAACTGTACTACTTTGAGTTTGTGGTAGATGACCTGCCAATCCGTGGCTTTGTGGGCTACATGGAGGAGagtggattcctgccacacaGCCACAAGATAGGACTCTGGACTCATTTGGACTTCCACTTAGAATTCCACGGGGATCGAATCATATTTGCCAACGTCTCAGTGCGGGATGTGAAGCCCCACAGTTTGGACGGGCTGCGGTCTGACGAGTTGCTAGGCCTCACCCACACGTACAGCGTACGCTGGTCGGAGACTGCAGTGGAGCATCGGAGCGACAGGCGGCGTGGCGACGACGGCGGCTTCTTTCCCCGGACGCTGGAAATCCATTGGTTGTCCATCATCAACTCCATGGTGCTCGTGTTTTTGCTGGTGGGTTTTGTGGCTGTCATTCTAATGCGTGTGCTTCGGAATGACCTAGCCCGATACAACTTGGACGAGGAGAGCACCTCAGGAGGCTCTGGTGACGATTTTGACCAAAGTGACAATGGCTGGAAAATTATCCATACGGATGTCTTCCGTTTCCCTCCATACCGTGGTCTGCTCTGTGCTGTGCTTGGCGTGGGtgcccagttcctggctcttggcactg GCATCATTGTCATGGCGTTGCTGGGCATGTTCAATGTGCACCGTCACGGGGCCATTAACTCGGCAGCTATCTTGTTGTATGCCCTGACCTGCTGCATCTCTGGCTACGTGTCCAGCCACTTCTACCGGCAGATCGGAGGCGAGCGTTGGGTGTGGAACATCATTCTCACCACCAGTCTCTTCTCTG TGCCTTTCTTCCTGACATGGAGCGTGGTGAACTCGGTGCATTGGGCCAACGGCTCGACACAGGCTCTGCCGGCCACCACCATCCTGCTGCTTCTCACGGTTTGGCTGCTGGTGGGCTTTCCCCTCACTGTCATTGGAGGCATCTTCGGGAAGAACAACGCTAACTCCTTTGACGCACCTTGTCGCACCAAGAACATCGCCCGGGAgatcccaccccagccctggtaCAAGTCTACTCTCATCCACATGACTGTTGGAGGCTTCCTGCCCTTCAG CGCCATCTCCGTGGAGCTGTACTACATCTTCGCCACAGTGTGGGGTCGGGAACAGTACACGCTGTACGGCATCCTCTTCTTTGTCTTCGCCATCCTGCTGAGCGTGGGGGCCTGCATCTCCATCGCGCTCACCTACTTCCAGCTGTCGGGCGAGGACTACCGCTGGTGGTGGCGCTCGGTGCTCAGCGTCGGCTCCACCGGCCTCTTCATCTTCCTCTACTCGGTCTTCTACTACGCCCGCCGCTCCAACATGTCTGGGGCGGTGCAGACAGTGGAGTTCTTTGGCTACTCCTTGCTCACTGGCTACGTCTTCTTCCTCATGCTGGGCACCatctccttcttttcctccctgaAGTTCATCCGTTACATCTACGTAAACCTCAAGATGGACTGA